Part of the Methanobacterium bryantii genome, AATAAACGCTATTCGATTTGGTGCTGAAGTTTCAAGTGCTCCAGATGGTTCTATAAATAATGTTTGATCTATGCCTAAATTAAAATTGAATAAATGTTCAATGAGGGCAATCAACCCAATTAATAATACTATAACTGCTAATACCTGTGCAACATGTCTATTTCTTTTGTTAATCCTTTTCGTTTGTTGCAGCCATAAAGAAGCTCCTATTAAAATAAAACATAATGCAGAATTGAATTTAATGGTGGGGAAATCCGGGCCTGGGCTTTTAAGGAGAGGGATATTAAAAGCCCATCCAATGAATATAATAACTCCAATTATAATTATTGCTATGCTTAAAATTTCAGAAAACCTTTTTAAATTAGCTCTAAAAGTAATGGAGTTGTTTAAATCCATTTAATTCACCATAATGCTAAAATTAACAGTTATCTTTAATTTATATTACTTATTATATTTTGAGTATTACTTACATTTTATTATTTTTTAATGCTTAGGTCTTTATTAACTCAGGAAGTAACTACTGCAAATGACATCGTCTGAATATTTTAAGTGGCTAACAAACGTAATTTTGATAATTGGGAGTATACGAATTAAAATGTTGGATTTATTTAAACAGCAGTGTTTTAATTTACATTTTAAATCTGGATGTAGAAATGTTTTTTTAATTTAAAGATATAATTTATTTAGATAATGATTAGAGGGGACTAATATGAAATATATAGAATCTAAAAAGGGATTATTCTTATTGATTATATTAGTAGTATCAGCAGTAGCAGCGGCTTCTTTTGCTTATTATATTTCTGATTATTACCATATGGATAGTAAAGCTACAGCTGCACTTGAATCAACGGATGTTTACAACGTTACATATACAGATAACTCCATTAAATTTACTCCTACTCAAAACAGGAGCGACACTGGAATAATATTTTATCCCGGAGGCAAGGTCCAGCCTGAAGCTTATTCTGTTATTTCTTCTAAACTTGCTGTGAAGGGTTACACAGTTATAATTGTGAAAATGCCATTTAATCTGGCATTTTTTGGTGTTAACAGTGCGGATGATGTCATAAGTAAACATCCTGAGATTAATTTATGGGTAATCATGGGCCACTCGTTGGGCGGTGTTTTTGCGTCTGAATATGCTGTAAATCATCAAGATAAAATTAAAGGAGCGGTATATTTAGCTGCTTACCCGTCAAAAAATGCTTCAAATGCCACTTTTAAAGCATTGTCAATTAGAGGTTCTCTAGACAATCTTACAACAGCTCAAGATATCTCTAATAACAAAAATAAGTTCCCTGCAAATACTGTCTTTATCACTATACCTGGCGGTAACCACTACAATAACGGTAATTACGGCCCTCAAACAGGGGACAATAACAGTACAATCACAAGGGAAGAGCAGCAGAACGAAACTGTGAGTTATATAATCGAATTTCTTAAATGTCTTTGAAGTGACAGTGTTTCTTAAATTTTAGGTAATACCCAAGTGTACCTAAATTTTAAGAATTATCTATCTTTTTAATTGAAAGTATCCAGTTTATAATGGTATTAATGGCTAACTGAGTGTTTCCTGCATTGCAGTGGTTCTCTCCATTTTCTTTTTCTGTAAAAATACGAAATGTCAATGATTTAACATTTTTTAAAGCATTTATTTCATTTTTATACATTTCAAGCGGTATGAAATGGTCTTTTTGTGCTGCTAAAAGTAAAAAGTCCTGCTGAATTAAGGGTGCAATATCAAAAATCTGGAACTTGCCGGCGTTTTTAAGATATTCAAATGGTGAAGAAACACCCATATTATGCATACCATGTTCTATGCCCCATTTAGCCATTGGATCTTTGTCCATCTGCATTTTGAGAATGAAATTTACCAGTTTTTTAAATTTATGATTTAACAAAAATTTAATGGTCTTTTGAAGGAATGGCTTCCTTGAAGATAATAAAACATCTAAAAAGTTGGGCAGTATGCTCCATGCAACTACTCGTTTGATCCGTTTATCAAATGCAGCGGCTCTAGGCGCTAGAACTCCTCCAAGAGAAATGCCTATGATGGTCACGTCGTCCAAATTAAAATGATCCAGCAGTTTTTTAACAGGTTTTTCCCATTTGTAAGTAAATGGAATGCCATGTTCCCTCAGAACTTCACCTTGACCTGGACCTTCAAATAAATACACTGCAAATCCAGCTTCACGTAAATAAAGGACGATGGGCAAAAATTCTTCTATATATGAGTCATTTCCCCCGTGGATAACTATAGTATCTTTAATATCTCCAGTCGGAGTGGAAACCCATACTGGGAGATGCCCATTTTCGTATTTAACCTTTTTAATGCTTATTTCATGTTTAAATACGTCAGAATAATAATCATAGAATAAATCTCTGGCTTTTCTATAGGTAACAATTTTATGGGGGTCACCATCAAACATGAAAAATTCGGCCATCCTGTAGTAGGCTATTGCTTGTTCAACACGATTTTTTTGTAAAGTTTTATCAGCCAGCAGGGTCATCTGATCTACCCATGATTCTGCAGATGTTATATTTTTTGAAATGGGTTTAATATCATTTATGTATCCATTACTCCACATTATAGTTCTATTTAGTTGAAAATTAAAATTTGGTTCGGTATTCAGTTTATAGGTCCCTGTCTTAAAAGTCATATTATCTCCAGTTATAAAGTTTTAGGTACACCTAAATTTTTAGGGATGTAAGTATAAAAACTTTGGGTTTGGAGATACTTTTGATGAATGCTTGATGTAAGTTAACCTGCTAAGACTGGTATTATAATTTAAGGGATTAATATGTTAAATGCACTGCATTGAATGATAATGAATCAGTTAATCTTTAGTTTATAAGTTATTTGACTAAAAACCCAACATTTAATTATTTAAAATATGCATTAAACGTTTTAATGTATATGATGTTATTGCCTCTAAAATTTTATAATTTTCCTGATTTATGGATTAAAACCATTTTCATAAATATAATCTAATGGAAGAATACATAAAAAGAAAACTGATATATATTAGTAGTTTATACAGAAATTTAGGGGAATGTGACTCTATTGAATTAATCTATGGTGAGAAAATTGATTAAGTGTCCTGAATGTGGAGCAAATAATGATGATAATTACAATTTCTGCAAATCATGTGGGAAAAAATTGGTCAAATACAACTTCTGCCAGGAATGCGGCCATAAAAATGTCGATACTGCTAGATTTTGTGAAAATTGTGGTATGAATTTAAAAACATTTGAATCGGGTAGTGTAAAAACTCAAAATGACGTAAATGACTCTAATGAGATCGTTCCATTAGATTTAACTCCTGCTGAATCCCTTATGATCCTGGATCATAAAACACATCAGAGGACACCAAAAGAACTGTTTAAAGCAACCTTGATTGACCTTATTTTTAAAAATGTGTTCCAATTAGATGTTCAGGAAGTTGAAAAGAAGGGTATATTGGGCAGTAAAATTGTCAAAAAGACTTACTTGCTGGAGGGGAAAAATTTTAACATGCCCCTTAAACCTCATGAAGAGGTATTTCGAAAACATTTACCTCGTAAAGCAGATAGTAAAAGACTTAAAAAGCTTCAACAACAGGTTTACAAGACATATCATAATAATTATGCCCAGAAAAAACTGCTGGAACCGCTATCTTTAGAAGGTTTCTTTGAGGTGGAAAAGAAATTTTTAGGCAAAAAATATTTTTTAAGCAATAAAGGAGTGGAGACACAGCAGATGATCATGGAATTAAAAGATGAGGGAAGAAATCTGGAAAACTGGGTAGAAAACGATCCTGAAAGAGCGAAATCTTACCTGCTAATGGGGGGATCAAATATATTCTTAACCGATGTTTATTATTTTAACTGGTTTAAGAATAATTCTAAAAAAATAAGTGCATTATTCGCTGGTGCAGCAGCAGTAGGCACCGCATATGCATTTAATAAAATTCGGTGGTACGGTGCATTTAGAAAATCGTATTCTCATGATATGGATTTTGGCGACTTCGATGACTTTAATAGTTTTGACAGCTTCAGCGACATATTTTCAGATTTTGACACATTTGATATATTCGATTCAATGGATTTCAGTGATTTTGATTCAGGATTCGACGGTGGTTTTGACGGCGGCGGTGATTGTGGAGGGGGCGGCGACTGAAGCAGACCTCTAATATATTCCTAAAACTGTTTACTAATCAATAAGGATTATTTTATTAACAAGAGATCCTTAATCAGGAAATGACACATAAAAATCGAAATATGATATAAATATATTAAGTCATTGGTGAGAAAATTGATTAAATGTCCTGAATGCGGAGCAGATAATGAAAAAAACGCTTGTTTTTGCTGTTTATGTGGATCAGCTGTTTATAAATTTTGTCCAGAATGTGGTAAAAAGAATATTAATGCTGCAAACTTTTGCATGAATTGTGGTGCGAGTTTTGAATCAGAAATAAAGAGTTTAGAAACTCAAGATAATGAAATACTTAACCTTCAAGATGATATTTTCAGTGATGATTCTGGTAAAAAAGTTTCATTGAATTTAACTCCTGCTGAATCTCTTATGCTTTTAAACCCTAAAAAATATGTGGGGCATAAAGAATCACTAAATGAATTGTTGAAAGTGACTTTAATAGACCTTATATGCAAAAATGTCTTTAAAGTGAATATAGAAGAAGGAAAGGCAAATATATTTGGCAGGAAAAAAGCAGACATAATTTATTTGGAGGAAGGGGAACTTTTTGAAATGCCCCTTAAACCTCATGAAGAAATATTTTTAGAATGTTTGCCCTCTGAATCAGATAGTAACAGATTTTGGATACTTCAAGAGCGTGTTTACCATAAAGCTCTTCAGTATAATTATGCTAGGAAAAAATTGCTCGAGCCATTATTTTCAGACGGCTTTTTTACCATTAAAAACGGGTTTCCA contains:
- a CDS encoding alpha/beta hydrolase — translated: MKYIESKKGLFLLIILVVSAVAAASFAYYISDYYHMDSKATAALESTDVYNVTYTDNSIKFTPTQNRSDTGIIFYPGGKVQPEAYSVISSKLAVKGYTVIIVKMPFNLAFFGVNSADDVISKHPEINLWVIMGHSLGGVFASEYAVNHQDKIKGAVYLAAYPSKNASNATFKALSIRGSLDNLTTAQDISNNKNKFPANTVFITIPGGNHYNNGNYGPQTGDNNSTITREEQQNETVSYIIEFLKCL
- a CDS encoding alpha/beta hydrolase, with translation MTFKTGTYKLNTEPNFNFQLNRTIMWSNGYINDIKPISKNITSAESWVDQMTLLADKTLQKNRVEQAIAYYRMAEFFMFDGDPHKIVTYRKARDLFYDYYSDVFKHEISIKKVKYENGHLPVWVSTPTGDIKDTIVIHGGNDSYIEEFLPIVLYLREAGFAVYLFEGPGQGEVLREHGIPFTYKWEKPVKKLLDHFNLDDVTIIGISLGGVLAPRAAAFDKRIKRVVAWSILPNFLDVLLSSRKPFLQKTIKFLLNHKFKKLVNFILKMQMDKDPMAKWGIEHGMHNMGVSSPFEYLKNAGKFQIFDIAPLIQQDFLLLAAQKDHFIPLEMYKNEINALKNVKSLTFRIFTEKENGENHCNAGNTQLAINTIINWILSIKKIDNS
- a CDS encoding zinc-ribbon domain-containing protein; the protein is MIKCPECGANNDDNYNFCKSCGKKLVKYNFCQECGHKNVDTARFCENCGMNLKTFESGSVKTQNDVNDSNEIVPLDLTPAESLMILDHKTHQRTPKELFKATLIDLIFKNVFQLDVQEVEKKGILGSKIVKKTYLLEGKNFNMPLKPHEEVFRKHLPRKADSKRLKKLQQQVYKTYHNNYAQKKLLEPLSLEGFFEVEKKFLGKKYFLSNKGVETQQMIMELKDEGRNLENWVENDPERAKSYLLMGGSNIFLTDVYYFNWFKNNSKKISALFAGAAAVGTAYAFNKIRWYGAFRKSYSHDMDFGDFDDFNSFDSFSDIFSDFDTFDIFDSMDFSDFDSGFDGGFDGGGDCGGGGD
- a CDS encoding zinc ribbon domain-containing protein, giving the protein MIKCPECGADNEKNACFCCLCGSAVYKFCPECGKKNINAANFCMNCGASFESEIKSLETQDNEILNLQDDIFSDDSGKKVSLNLTPAESLMLLNPKKYVGHKESLNELLKVTLIDLICKNVFKVNIEEGKANIFGRKKADIIYLEEGELFEMPLKPHEEIFLECLPSESDSNRFWILQERVYHKALQYNYARKKLLEPLFSDGFFTIKNGFPRNKYVVSDKGIEAQEIMLKLKDEGKNLENWFETDPGRAKAYLQICGSNMFLIDEYNFKCIRDNFEKIKALFSNKKSYPAASRHYNHGWYPVFMQSSDNNIFSNEDIDRIFNSIDANNFDFGFNNIEGNNGYNSTSYDSYNHYGGSDSSSYSTGSDGGFWGSDGGSSDSSYSDGGGSDGGGGDCGGGGDCGGGF